The following are from one region of the Quercus robur chromosome 1, dhQueRobu3.1, whole genome shotgun sequence genome:
- the LOC126729429 gene encoding putative B3 domain-containing protein At4g03170 has product MGKGSRASTSKDHEDSATTLEAQNKNKKRKCIIDNGRATSNPKPKENAKPEGLQITLESHIYAYELPKMPPVQRNFGSLVKNNRYSTLFEKQLQEKEFKEYRLYLSKTAVEKLLFPLLRNEELRHNVIRQGIPVTAYDVQGNAFPMQFKQSTGKQKRYMLTKGWTRFCNRHGLREFKDFVTLWMFRHKETDRLCFVISFRTFDYLDHGIKQRPINN; this is encoded by the coding sequence ATGGGTAAAGGCTCAAGGGCAAGCACGTCCAAAGATCATGAGGATAGTGCTACGACTTTGGAGGCacagaacaagaacaagaaaagaaagtgtATTATTGATAATGGTAGAGCAACCAGTAAtccaaaaccaaaggaaaatgctaaaccAGAAGGCCTTCAAATCACGCTTGAATCCCACATTTATGCCTATGAGCTCCCAAAGATGCCACCAGTTCAGAGAAATTTTGGCAGCTTAGTTAAGAATAATAGATACTCCACACTTTTTGAGAAGCAGTTGCAAGAAAAAGAATTCAAGGAATATCGTCTTTACTTGAGCAAAACAGCTGTAGAAAAGTTGCTCTTTCCATTGTTAAGGAATGAAGAGCTGCGACATAATGTCATTCGTCAAGGAATTCCAGTCACGGCGTATGATGTACAAGGCAATGCATTTCCGATGCAGTTCAAGCAAAGTACAGGCAAGCAGAAGCGCTATATGCTTACTAAAGGGTGGACAAGATTCTGTAATCGACATGGCCTACGAGAGTTTAAAGATTTTGTTACGTTGTGGATGTTCCGCCATAAAGAAACGGACAGGCTTTGCTTTGTCATCTCCTTTAGAACATTTGACTATTTGGATCATGGCATCAAGCAGAGGCCAATCAATAATTAG
- the LOC126724601 gene encoding outer envelope protein 61, translating into MFNGMMDPEMIRLAQEQMSRMSPADFARIQQQMMSNPDLMKMATEGMKNMNPEDLKMAAEQLKHTRPEEMAEIGEKMANASPEEIAAMRARADAQMSYELSAAEVLKKKGNELHNQGRFSDASEKYLLAKKNLQGILSSKGRTVLLACSLNLMSCYLKTRQYDECINEGSEVLAYDANNIKALYRRGQAYKELGQLEDAVSDLSKALEVSPDDETIAEVLRDAKEKLAKEGGGHARRGLVIEEITEEVETVNSENHKSSSMEHSVVQPHQNGDSAKSQSTVNRGGIMSNSESLHALKDDPDTIRSFQNFISNVDPDTLAAMSSGKSGEVPPEMVKTASNVISKMSPEELQKMLEMASSFQGENPYFTGGSSDNNPGSSVPPNMTPDMLKTATNMMNKMSPDDLQKMFEMASSLKGMDSVPTAAAVKGVSDTGPKSSAAQENPVVNRSSVVGESSSSHDMFSNLRTSTPSSFPSSTPDLQEQMRNQMKDPAMRQMFTSMIKNMNPDMMANMSEQFGMKLSREDAAKAQQAMSSLSPDDLDKMMRWADRLQRGVEGVKKTKNWLLGRPGLILAICMLILAMILHRLGYIGG; encoded by the exons atgttTAACGGAATGATGGATCCAGAGATGATAAGGCTCGCTCAGGAGCAGATGAGTCGAATGTCACCTGCCGATTTCGCTCGAATCCAACAACAG ATGATGTCTAATCCAGATTTGATGAAGATGGCCACTGAAGGCATGAAGAACATGAATCCTGAAGACTTGAAGATGGCTGCAGAGCAGTTGAAGCATACCCGTCCCGAGGAGATGGCTGAGATTGGTGAGAAGATGGCTAATGCATCGCCCGAAGAGATAGCAGCTATGCGTGCCCGTGCTGATGCTCAGATGAGCTATGAGTTGAGTGCAGCTGAGGTGCTGAAGAAAAAG GGGAATGAGCTTCACAACCAGGGAAGGTTCAGTGATGCCTCAGAGAAATATTTGCTT GCAAAGAAAAATTTACAAGGCATTTTATCCTCCAAAGGCAGAACAGTTCTGTTGGCATGCTCGCTCAACTTGATGTCGTGTTATTTGAAAACAAGACAGTATGATGAATGCATAAATGAAGGCTCTGAG GTTTTGGCATATGATGCGAACAATATCAAAGCTCTTTACCGAAGAGGACAAGCATACAAAGAACTTGGTCAATTAGAA GATGCTGTGTCTGATTTGAGCAAGGCACTTGAAGTTTCCCCAGATGATGAAACAATTGCAGAAGTTTTAAG GGATGCAAAGGAAAAATTGGCCAAAGAAGGGGGTGGGCATGCACGAAGAG GTTTagtgattgaagaaattactgAAGAGGTTGAGACTGTcaattccgaaaatcataaaagcTCATCCATGGAGCATTCAGTGGTACAGCCACATCAAAATGGTGACTCTGCTAAGAGTCAAAGTACAGTTAACAGAGGGGGTATTATGTCCAATTCTGAGTCTTTGCATGCTTTGAAAGATGACCCAGACACAATCAG ATCGTTCcagaattttatttcaaatgttGATCCGGACACACTGGCTGCCATGAGTTCTGGAAAATCTGGAGAGGTACCTCCTGAAATGGTTAAGACTGCATCAAATGTGATCAGCAAGATGTCACCTGAAGAACTTCAAAAAATGCTTGAAATGGCTTCTTCATTTCAGGGGGAGAACCCATATTTTACGGGAGGTTCCTCAGATAATAATCCTGGCAGCTCAGTTCCTCCAAATATGACACCTGACATGCTTAAAACAGCAACTAATATGATGAATAAAATGTCACCGGACGACCTTCAGAAGATGTTTGAAATGGCATCCTCTTTGAAAGGGATGGACTCAGTTCCTACAGCAGCAGCTGTAAAAGGGGTTTCAGATACTGGGCCAAAATCTTCAGCCGCCCAGGAAAATCCTGTAGTTAATAGATCTAGTGTTGTCGGTGAATCTAGTTCATCTCATGATATGTTTTCAAATTTAAGAACTTCTACTCCATCAAGCTTCCCATCCTCGACTCCTGATTTGCAAGAACAGATGAGAAATCAAATGAAAGATCCAGCAATGCGGCAG ATGTTTACATCAATGATTAAGAATATGAATCCAGACATGATGGCAAACATGAGTGAACAGTTTGGTATGAAGCTTTCTCGAGAAGATGCAGCAAAAGCTCAACAAGCTATGTCATCATTATCACCAGACGACTTGGATAAAATG ATGCGTTGGGCAGACAGGCTTCAAAGAGGAGTGGAAGGTGTAAAGAAGACAAAGAATTGGCTGCTGGGAAGACCTGGCTTGATTCTGGCTATATGCATGCTAATTTTGGCGATGATCCTTCATCGGCTGGGATACATTGGTGGCTAG